In Solanum stenotomum isolate F172 chromosome 6, ASM1918654v1, whole genome shotgun sequence, one DNA window encodes the following:
- the LOC125867294 gene encoding aquaporin PIP2-7-like → MRNEVSSALPERSSSPAKDYHEPPPAPFIGAAELKKWALYRALIAEFVATLLLLYIGLLTIFGNVSERAKNDDPCSGVGLLGIAWSLGGMVFILVYCTAGISGGHINPAVTFGLFLSRKISLIRGLLYIIVQCLGAICGAALVKAIYKSKHELYGGGVNFIAPGYTNGVAWSAEMIGTFVLVYTVLSATDSKRNARDSHVPVLAPLPIGFAVFLVHLATIPITGTGINPARSFGAAVIYNKHIAWKDLGIFSGGPFTGAIIAAIYQLILRGCKWR, encoded by the exons atgagaaatgaaGTGAGTAGTGCATTGCCGGAGCGAAGTTCATCTCCGGCAAAGGACTACCACGAGCCACCGCCAGCGCCATTCATTGGCGCGGCGGAGCTAAAGAAATGGGCCTTGTATAGGGCCTTAATTGCAGAGTTTGTAGCAACTCTTTTGTTACTTTACATTGGACTATTAACCATATTTGGAAATGTGAGTGAAAGAGCAAAGAATGATGATCCATGTAGTGGTGTTGGGCTTCTTGGTATTGCTTGGTCCCTTGGTGGCATGGTTTTCATTCTTGTATATTGTACTGCTGGCATTTCTG GTGGTCATATTAATCCAGCAGTGACCTTTGGGCTATTCCTTTCAAGGAAAATATCCCTAATAAGAGGGCTATTGTACATTATAGTTCAATGCTTGGGAGCCATTTGTGGTGCTGCTCTAGTGAAGGCTATTTATAAATCGAAGCACGAACTCTACGGTGGTGGCGTTAACTTTATCGCGCCCGGCTATACTAATGGCGTTGCGTGGTCCGCGGAGATGATCGGAACATTTGTTCTTGTTTACACGGTTTTATCGGCCACTGACTCTAAGAGGAATGCTAGAGACTCACATGTTCCT GTGTTGGCACCTCTACCAATTGGATTTGCTGTGTTTTTGGTTCACTTGGCCACAATCCCAATTACTGGCACAGGGATCAACCCTGCTAGAAGTTTTGGAGCTGCTGTCATCTACAATAAACACATAGCATGGAAGGACCTT GGGATCTTTTCTGGAGGACCTTTCACAGGAGCAATTATTGCAGCAATCTACCAACTAATATTGAGGGGATGTAAATGGAGATAA
- the LOC125867286 gene encoding protein MAIN-LIKE 2, whose translation MVDYYATNPGPIEDIVLYDQDKHVSSAVWEGQERGALRCHEHTSKLDQWMLTEKQVELVKMAGFGYLRMIPAISLDNPLISALVERWRRETNTFHFTVGEMTVTLEDVAYLLGLPVDGEAVIGVTYTSCEAVCIKLLGKAPDSGYTSGGMVKLSWLKETFSQCPEDASMEDIAHCTRAYLLYLVGSTIFSTTTGNKVPVMYLPLFENFDEAGKYAWGAAALSFLYRALGNASLRSQSTISGCLTLLQCWSYYHLNVGRPKLNHDPIHECFPFVLRWKGKQSSPTSNRDVAFYRKSLDSMKPSDVDWCPYSNISHTVIPEHILRSLILGRSKTMLICYDKAERHLPDRCLRQFGMHQTVPEEVQKWERKSRGVDGGVDLSTKMESELNEWSNRHLYIVEAEEDVEESEYMQWYMRITRKLVGRPVPISSEFQRMNAALREIAHIADTISTHGLDDQQLQSVTRIRYITYECLRDQIASTVVVASNSQSEVGKKVRGKERVRRKGMGKRKRKEEVEQYYAAGIPMQHRIPATTFDVDPSHLYHIGNEMDTPHLCITVSEDDHGRISHVAHSVDDIDFCEDAKEVDESHFHHLVGEQDDHLSSEVAEDKPHASMDIVVPQVSHETREDVAQQNDYGVLV comes from the exons ATGGTGGACTACTATGCAACTAATCCTGGACCAATTGAGGATATTGTGTTGTACGATCAAGATAAACATGTATCATCTGCTGTTTGGGAGGGGCAG GAGCGTGGTGCTCTTAGGTGCCATGAGCACACATCAAAGCTCGATCAGTGGATGCTCACAGAGAAACAGGTTGAGTTGGTTAAAATGGCTGGATTTGGCTATTTGAGAATGATACCGGCAATCAGTTTGGATAACCCACTCATATCTGCCCTAGTTGAGAGATGGAGGAGAGAAACAAACACATTCCATTTCACTGTTGGGGAAATGACTGTTACCCTTGAGGATGTCGCGTACTTGCTTGGGCTACCAGTTGATGGTGAGGCTGTTATAGGTGTGACATACACTTCATGTGAAGCAGTCTGTATCAAATTGTTGGGAAAAGCACCTGACTCCGGATATACCAGTGGTGGGATGGTGAAGCTTAGTTGGTTGAAAGAGACCTTCTCCCAGTGTCCAGAGGATGCTTCCATGGAGGATATTGCGCATTGTACACGTGCTTATCTTCTTTACCTGGTCGGTAGCACCATCTTTTCAACTACAACTGGCAATAAAGTACCTGTCATGTACCTTCCActgtttgaaaattttgatgaaGCTGGCAAGTATGCTTGGGGTGCTGCAGCATTATCCTTCTTGTACAGAGCACTCGGCAATGCTTCCCTTAGGTCCCAAAGCACAATTAGTGGCTGTTTGACATTATTACAG TGCTGGAGTTACTACCACCTCAATGTTGGTCGACCAAAGCTTAATCATGATCCAATCCATGAGTGTTTCCCATTTGTGCTTAGGTGGAAAGGTAAACAAAGCAGTCCAACGTCAAACCGTGATGTGGCATTCTACCGAAAATCATTGGACTCTATGAAGCCATCTGAT GTTGACTGGTGTCCTTACTCAAACATTAGCCATACTGTCATACCAGAACATATATTGCGCAGCCTCATTCTAGGGAGATCAAAGACCATGTTGATATGTTATGACAAGGCAGAAAGACACCTTCCAGATCGTTGCCTACGGCAATTTGGCATGCATCAGACTGTCCCCGAAGAGGTACAGAAGTGGGAGAGGAAGAGTCGAGGAGTTGATGGTGGTGTAGATCTCTCAACAAAAATGGAATCAGAGCTTAATGAATGGTCAAATCGACATCTCTATATTGTGGAGGCAGAGGAAGATGTTGAGGAAAGTGAATACATGCAGTGGTATATGAGAATTACAAGGAAGTTGGTTGGGAGGCCTGTACCTATCTCATCTGAGTTTCAAAGAATG AATGCTGCACTTCGAGAGATTGCCCATATAGCAGACACCATTTCAACTCATGGGTTGGATGATCAACAGTTACAATCTGTCACAAGAATCCGATATATTACTTATGAATGCCTGAGGGATCAGATTGCAAGTACGGTAGTTGTTGCATCGAACTCACAAAGTGAAGTTGGAAAGAAAGTACGTGGAAAGGAGAGAGTAAGAAGGAAGGGGATGGGCAAACGTAAGCGTAAAGAAGAGGTAGAGCAATATTATGCCGCAGGGATACCCATGCAACATCGGATACCTGCTACAACTTTTGATGTTGATCCTTCTCATCTATATCACATCGGCAATGAGATGGATACTCCTCATTTGTGCATTACAGTAAGTGAAGATGATCATGGTCGGATATCTCATGTGGCTCATAGTGTCGATGATATTGATTTCTGTGAAGATGCTAAGGAAGTTGATGAATCACACTTCCATCATTTAGTTGGAGAACAAGATGACCATCTCTCCAGTGAAGTAGCAGAAGATAAACCTCATGCTTCAATGGATATCGTGGTTCCTCAGGTCTCCCATGAAACTAGAGAGGATGTTGCACAGCAGAACGATTACGGGGTTCTTGTTTAG
- the LOC125867300 gene encoding V-type proton ATPase subunit G 2, whose amino-acid sequence MSMESNRGNQNGIQQLLGAEQEAQHIVNAARSAKQARLKQAKDEAEKEIAEFRAFMEAEFQRKLEQTSGDSGANVKRLDQETFAKIQHLKAESESISNDVVQMLLRQVTTVKN is encoded by the exons ATGAGTATGGAATCCAACAGGGGCAACCAAAATGGAATTCAACAACTTTTAGGTGCAGAGCAAGAAGCTCAACACATTGTCAATGCTGCCAGGAGTG CAAAACAGGCTAGATTGAAACAGGCAAAGGATGAAGCTGAGAAGGAGATAGCTGAATTTCGTGCATTCATGGAGGCCGAGTTCCAGAGGAAACTTGAACAG ACTAGTGGTGATTCGGGTGCTAATGTCAAACGTCTTGATCAAGAAACGTTTGCAAAGATCCAACACTTGAAAGCAGAATCTGAAAGCATCTCCAACGATGTTGTCCAGATGCTTCTGAGGCAGGTAACCACAGTAAAGAACTAA
- the LOC125867289 gene encoding patatin-like protein 6: protein MESNAISDMRLEPSIDTDKLSYEIFSILESKFLFGYDDQKLWVPKNLPSPVEDNKNDGVLTTSATENIQAIKNQRGKICILSIDGGGMRNILSGKALAYLEQALKVKSGNPEARIADYFDVAVGSGVGGIFTAMLFSTKDQNRPVFQAEDTWKLLEEQGRRIYPSKGSSSAGNGFLRRVFRGGVTCSDTSGLEKVMKEAFMDKKTGRSLTLKDTLKPVLIPCYDLSSTAPFLFSRADAFESESFDFRLWEVCRATSAEPGLFEPVCMKSVDGKTGCVAVDGGLAMSNPTAAAITHVLHNKQEFPFVRGVEDILVLSLGTGQLLEGSFQYEHVKKWKAKDWAKPMARISGDGAADMVDHSVAMAFGQCRSSNYVRIQANGSSFDRCGVNIDADPSPNNVKKLVGIADEMLKQKNVESLLFGGKKIAEQSNFQKLDWFAGELVQEHQRRSCRIAPTVAFKQHLTNQEK, encoded by the exons ATGGAGTCTAATGCTATATCAGATATGCGATTAGAACCGAGCATTGATACAGATAAGCTAAGTTACGAGATTTTCTCTATTCTAGAAAGCAAATTCTTATTTGGTTACGATGATCAAAAGCTTTGGGTACCTAAAAATCTGCCGTCTCCGGTTGAAGATAACAAAAACGACGGCGTTTTAACCACATCAGCGACGGAGAATATTCAGGCGATTAAGAATCAACGAGGAAAAATATGTATCCTCAGCATTGATGGTGGTGGAATGCGAAATATATTATCAGGTAAAGCTTTAGCGTATTTGGAACAAGCGTTGAAGGTTAAATCGGGGAATCCAGAAGCTAGAATCGCCGATTATTTCGACGTTGCTGTTGGTTCCGGCGTCGGAGGAATTTTCACGGCGATGTTATTTTCAACGAAGGATCAAAACCGTCCTGTTTTCCAAGCTGAAGATACATGGAAGCTTCTAGAGGAACAAGGTAGAAGAATTTATCCTTCAAAAGGGTCAAGTTCTGCCGGAAATGGTTTTCTCCGGCGAGTTTTCCGAGGCGGCGTAACCTGTTCAGATACTTCCGGTTTAGAGAAAGTGATGAAAGAAGCATTTATGGATAAAAAAACCGGTCGAAGCCTTACGTTAAAGGATACTCTTAAACCGGTTTTAATCCCCTGTTATGACCTTTCAAGTACGGCGCCGTTTTTGTTCTCCCGAGCTGATGCTTTCGAGTCGGAAAGCTTTGATTTCCGGTTATGGGAAGTTTGCCGAGCTACATCAGCTGAACCGGGACTCTTCGAACCAGTTTGTATGAAATCCGTCGATGGAAAAACCGGGTGCGTGGCGGTTGACGGCGGTTTAGCTATGAGCAACCCGACGGCCGCCGCGATTACTCACGTTCTTCATAACAAACAGGAATTTCCTTTCGTTAGAGGTGTTGAGGacattttggtcctttcactTGGAACAGGGCAGCTTCTAGAAGGAAGCTTCCAATATGAACATGTCAAAAAATGGAAGGCTAAGGACTGGGCTAAGCCAATGGCCCGAATCTCCGGCGATGGAGCCGCTGATATGGTGGATCACTCCGTCGCCATGGCGTTTGGGCAATGTCGGAGTAGTAACTACGTCCGCATTCAG GCTAATGGATCGAGCTTCGATCGTTGTGGGGTGAACATAGATGCTGATCCAAGTCCTAACAATGTGAAAAAGCTTGTGGGAATTGCAGATGAAATGCTGAAACAGAAAAATGTAGAGTCCCTGCTATTTGGTGGTAAGAAAATTGCAGAACAAAGCAATTTCCAGAAACTTGATTGGTTTGCTGGAGAACTTGTACAAGAGCATCAGAGGAGGAGTTGCAGGATAGCTCCCACTGTTGCATTTAAGCAACACCtcacaaatcaagaaaaataa
- the LOC125867293 gene encoding caffeoylshikimate esterase: protein MKHPVAEANEFSPFGSLSQSEFYSHHSVTHNSEFITNSRGLKLFTQWWSPLPPAKIIGVVCVVHGFTGESSWFVQLTAVHIAKNGFIVCAIDHQGHGFSDGLIAHIPDLNLVVDDCISFFDSFRDLHVPPSLPSFLYAESLGGAIALLITLREGDSAPRRPFDGVVLNGAMCGISNKFKPPWPLEHLLGIAAVLIPTWPVVPTRGSLPLVAFKEEWKKKLAIASPRRPLIKPRPATARELMRVCRELQGRFEEVNVPFLIVHGSEDIICDPACAEELYRRSTSKDKTLKIYPGMWHQLVGEPEENVEKVFGDVVEWLKTRAESATGDKTTVDGGA, encoded by the exons ATGAAGCATCCAGTTGCAGAAGCGAACGAGTTTAGTCCGTTCGGCTCACTGAGTCAATCCGAGTTCTACTCTCACCACTCAGTAACTCACAACTCCGAATTCATTACAAATTCACGAGGCTTAAAGCTTTTCACGCAATGGTGGTCCCCACTTCCCCCGGCGAAAATCATCGGCGTCGTTTGTGTCGTCCATGGATTCACCGGAGAATCGAGCTGGTTTGTTCAACTCACAGCTGTTCACATCGCGAAAAACGGATTTATCGTTTGTGCGATTGATCATCAAGGTCATGGATTCTCCGATGGTTTAATTGCTCATATTCCTGATTTAAATCTCGTTGTTGATGACTGTATTAGCTTCTTCGATTCCTTTAGGGATCTCCATGTTCCGCCGTCTCTGCCGTCGTTTCTCTATGCTGAATCCCTGGGCGGTGCTATCGCGCTTCTAATCACTCTCCGGGAAGGCGATTCTGCTCCCCGCCGGCCGTTTGACGGCGTCGTTTTGAATGGAGCTATGTGTGGGATTAGCAATAAGTTCAAACCGCCGTGGCCTTTGGAACATCTACTTGGTATCGCCGCCGTTTTGATTCCGACTTGGCCCGTGGTTCCCACTCGCGGCTCGTTGCCTTTGGTTGCATTCAAG GAGGAGTGGAAGAAGAAACTAGCAATAGCAAGTCCAAGGAGACCACTTATAAAACCACGCCCCGCGACGGCGCGTGAGTTAATGAGAGTATGCAGGGAGCTGCAAGGGAGATTCGAAGAAGTGAATGTACCATTTCTGATCGTCCACGGCAGCGAAGACATCATCTGTGATCCCGCGTGTGCGGAGGAGCTATATCGCCGATCGACAAGTAAGGACAAGACACTGAAGATATATCCAGGGATGTGGCACCAGCTGGTCGGAGAACCGGAGGAGAATGTGGAGAAAGTGTTCGGAGACGTCGTCGAGTGGCTTAAAACGAGAGCCGAGAGTGCAACCGGCGACAAGACCACCGTGGACGGTGGCGCGTGA
- the LOC125867291 gene encoding probable protein phosphatase 2C 38, giving the protein MVTSTWKRYVYPCWKPTLDNEGENTSSRGGDPGGSVDGLWWYKDLGHHVNGEFSMAVIQANNILEDQSQLESGSMSLIEAGPQGTFVGIYDGHAGAEAARFINGRLFENVKKFTSEDQVMSADVISKAYLATEEEFLSLVRNQWQTRPQIASVGSCCLVGIICSGMLYIANAGDSRAVLGKRERALKEVKAVQLSSEHNASLESVREELRSLHPDDPNVVVLKHKVWRVKGIIQVSRSIGDAYLKRAEFNREPLLPKFRFPGTFQKPILLAEPSIFVQKLLPEDQFLIFASDGLWEHLSNQEAVDIVSSCEHHGIARKLIKAALQEAAKKREMRYADLKRIDRGVRRHFHDDITVIVLFLDSHLISRSSFRAPVVSIKGGGGGP; this is encoded by the exons atggtgacaAGTACATGGAAAAGGTATGTATACCCTTGTTGGAAGCCTACATTAGATAATGAAGGTGAAAATACCAGCAGTAGAGGAGGAGACCCAGGCGGAAGTGTTGATGGATTGTGGTGGTATAAAGATTTGGGGCACCATGTTAATGGGGAGTTCTCGATGGCTGTAATTCAAGCAAATAATATATTGGAGGATCAGAGCCAGCTTGAATCGGGATCAATGAGTTTGATTGAAGCAGGACCTCAGGGCACCTTTGTGGGAATATATGATGGCCATGCAGGTGCCGAAGCTGCCCGGTTTATAAATGGTCGCCTTTTTGAGAACGTCAAGA AATTCACCTCAGAGGATCAAGTAATGTCAGCCGATGTTATAAGCAAGGCATATTTGGCAACAGAAGAGGAGTTTCTTTCTCTAGTGAGAAACCAATGGCAAACTAGACCCCAAATTGCTTCAGTGGGATCATGCTGCTTAGTGGGTATTATATGCAGTGGCATGTTATACATTGCAAATGCTGGAGATTCTCGTGCTGTGTTAGGAAAACGGGAGAGGGCTCTGAAAGAGGTCAAAGCAGTTCAATTATCTTCTGAACATAATGCGAGTTTGGAATCTGTCCGTGAGGAACTGCGCTCACTGCATCCTGATGATCCAAATGTGGTAGTTTTAAAGCACAAGGTTTGGCGTGTGAAGGGAATTATACAG GTTTCAAGATCAATTGGTGATGCATATTTGAAGAGAGCGGAGTTTAACAGAGAGCCTTTGCTCCCTAAGTTTCGATTTCCTGGAACATTCCAGAAGCCTATTCTCCTTGCTGAGCCATCGATATTTGTACAGAAGCTCCTTCCAGAAGATCAGTTTCTCATATTTGCGTCAGATGGCTTATGGGAGCATCTCAGCAATCAAGAGGCTGTGGACATTGTCAGCAGTTGTGAACACCAT GGCATTGCTAGAAAGCTTATAAAAGCCGCCCTTCAGGAAGCAGCgaagaaaagagaaatgagATATGCGGATCTGAAAAGGATAGATAGAGGAGTGAGGCGGCATTTTCATGACGATATTACAGTCATAGTTTTGTTTCTTGATTCTCACTTGATTAGTCGCAGT